One window from the genome of Anopheles merus strain MAF chromosome 3R, AmerM5.1, whole genome shotgun sequence encodes:
- the LOC121595639 gene encoding F-box/WD repeat-containing protein 5 isoform X1, which produces MAEIGDDVPLADRIRGKTVHQRGARESVESNSTSSSGSSEQEEEDGGTYMDNSPWVFMPEPLFIKIFLQLRARDVLNAGQCCKRWYKLSKDDYIWRKYFRQEFNVDPSIQLKRGAESWRAEYRRLTNNVPMVMTDVLTFHSHQVLHVSFSHNGKMFATCSKDGFVIVWNSAYPTTIRDSYDMRKLSWKYTQFSQFNQSDTLLLVSGVHFGSPHSTSGEIAVFTVQNGFKLKCRVTNRPYDIFGTWFSDQHLLSGDLSWLAHLVSSSILWLNKANQEVDSEHTPVRSQMYKFYNRNASSIRAIMVANCPWLSDEAEVKKEGEKEKGTSDAEQKSSDDEPGTSSGDRRAGNPLSHYQLSQDVDSDEEQDEGVDDGQDPRAAEDVPYQLLVGDQVDYASPIQYLQEFRQEYEESYYESSDDCLEDDEDDGDDEELSEGEDDLENMCPKYLIFSTGSKTYTPHQIGFKRITSVNFPRRIDPGPSLRERIALRDRQRELQVIMAEMSPEEIRLQYILQNEEPPTEPNWANYEAVAGRFDKVDKLIDLHGHIIGMGLSPDHRYLYVNSRPWPKNCVIRNPLDPPAIAQEIDIHVIDLMTLKKVGKMLRAHKAYTPNTECFFIFLDVCDNYVASGAEDMHAYLWDRYYGVCLAKYQHADVVNSVAFNPRDNEMLVTTSDDYEIRIWRSLSKAKKLGIPIVNRASEFRKQKSNRPPPPPQQQHQHCMRSFV; this is translated from the exons ATGGCGGAAATTGGCGATGATGTGCCGTTGGCCGATAGGATCCGCGGCAAGACCGTGCATCAGCGCGGTGCTCGCGAAAGTGTGGAGTCAAACAGTACGTCAAGCTCCGGTAGCAGCGAGCAGGAAGAAGAGGACGGGGGAACGTACATGGACAACAGTCCGTGGGTGTTTATGCCCGAGCCGCTGTTTATAAAAATCTTTCTTCAACTACGAGCGCGCGATGTCCTGAACGCTGGCCAATGCTGCAAACGTTGGTACAAACTGTCCAAAGATGATTACATCTGGCGAAAGTACTTCCGCCAGGAGTTTAACGTAGACCCATCGATCCAGTTGAAACGAG GTGCGGAAAGCTGGCGGGCCGAGTACCGACGCTTGACCAACAATGTGCCGATGGTAATGACGGATGTGCTGACCTTCCATTCACATCAAGTACTGCACGTTAGCTTTTCACACAATGGGAAAATGTTTGCCACTTGCTCCAAAGATGGGTTTGTAATC GTATGGAATTCAGCCTATCCAACGACGATACGGGATTCTTACGATATGCGCAAGCTAAGCTGGAAGTATACCCAGTTTTCACAGTTTAATCAAAGTGACACGCTGTTGCTTGTGTCCGGGGTCCATTTTGGCTCCCCGCATAGCACTTCCGGCGAGATTGCGGTGTTCACTGTACAAA ATGGGTTTAAGCTGAAATGCCGCGTAACGAATCGCCCCTACGACATATTTGGAACGTGGTTCAGTGATCAGCATTTGCTCTCGGGCGATCTGAGCTGGTTGGCACATTTGGTCAGCTCCTCAATACTGTGGCTGAACAAAGCGAACCAGGAGGTTGACTCAGAGCATACGCCAGTACGTAGCCAGATGTACAAATTCTACAATCGCAATGCTAGCTCCATACGTGCGATCATGGTCGCGAACTGTCCATGGTTAAGCGATGAAGCGGAAGTGAAAAAAGAAggcgaaaaagaaaagggcaCCAGTGATGCAGAGCAGAAATCATCGGACGACGAACCAGGAACCAGTAGTGGCGATCGTCGGGCCGGAAACCCTCTGTCACACTACCAGTTGAGCCAGGACGTCGACTCGGATGAGGAACAGGACGAAGGCGTTGATGATG GCCAGGATCCCAGGGCAGCAGAAGATGTGCCGTACCAGCTGCTCGTTGGCGACCAGGTCGATTACGCTAGCCCGATACAGTATCTGCAAGAATTTCGCCAGGAGTATGAGGAATCTTACTACGAATCCTCGGACGACTGTCtcgaggacgacgaggacgacggtGACGATGAGGAGCTGTCCGAAGGGGAGGACGATTTAGAAAACATGTGTCCAAAGTATCTGATATTTTCCACCGGCTCAAAGACGTACACACCGCATCAGATCGGGTTCAAGCGCATCACGAGCGTCAACTTTCCGCGACGTATCGATCCGGGTCCATCGCTGCGTGAACGCATAGCGCTGCGCGATCGTCAGCGTGAGTTACAGGTAATTATGGCCGAGATGTCACCGGAAGAAATCCGCCTGCAGTATATCTTACAGAATGAAGAGCCTCCGACGGAACCGAACTGGGCGAACTATGAGGCGGTGGCGGGACGATTCGACAAGGTCGACAAACTGATCGATCTGCACGGGCACATCATAGGGATGGGGCTGAGTCCGGACCACCGCTATCTGTACGTGAACAGCCGACCGTGGCCGAAGAACTGTGTGATTCGTAACCCGCTCGATCCGCCCGCGATCGCACAGGAGATCGATATACACGTGATAGACTTGATGACGCTGAAGAAGGTGGGCAAGATGCTGCGTGCCCACAAAGCCTATACACCCAATACGGAGTGTTTCTTCATCTTTCTGGACGTCTGTGATAATTATGTTGCCAG CGGTGCGGAAGACATGCATGCATACCTTTGGGATCGTTACTATGGCGTGTGTTTGGCCAAGTATCAGCACGCAGACGTAGTGAACAGCGTTGCCTTCAATCCGCGGGACAACGAGATGCTAGTGACTACCAGTGACGACTACGAAATAAGG ATTTGGCGATCGCtttcgaaagcaaaaaagctgggcATACCAATCGTTAACCGAGCGTCCGAGTTTCGTAAACAGAAAAGCAACcgaccaccgccgccaccacagcagcagcatcagcattgCATGCGATCGTTCGTTTAG
- the LOC121595778 gene encoding E3 ubiquitin-protein ligase PPP1R11-like: MSAETPTGISRTVTETILQDESVPGTSSSGQQEPPVLRLRLQKPRNGKKVQWTNGTVDNEHMNKKKSKCCCIYVKPRAFGESSSESEDECEHCFGHVELKKKNQKVPPMPVKRDDGDNDDGEPHNADGIGGNSLGSSNGGTPSEPPTASGGE; encoded by the exons ATGAGCGCCGAAACTCCAACTGGTATTAGCCGAACCGTTACCGAAACAATCCTTCAGGATGAATCGGTTCCCGgcacgagcagcagcggccAGCAG GAACCACCTGTACTACGGTTACGGTTGCAAAAGCCACGCAACGGCAAAAAAGTACAATGGACAAACGGAACCGTCGACAACGAGCATATGAACAAGAAAAAGTCCAAATGTTGTTGCATCTACGTGAAACCGCGAGCCTTCGGCGAAAGCTCATCCGAAAGTGAAGATGAGTGTGAACATTGCTTTGGCCATGTTGAGTTGaagaaaaagaaccaaaaGGTTCCCCCGATGCCAGTGAAACGTGATGACGGGGATAACGACGACGGGGAACCACATAATGCTGACGGTATTGGCGGAAACTCCCTGGGTTCGTCAAACGGCGGTACTCCGTCGGAACCACCGACAGCATCGGGCGGAGAGTAG
- the LOC121595639 gene encoding F-box/WD repeat-containing protein 5 isoform X2, with protein sequence MAEIGDDVPLADRIRGKTVHQRGARESVESNSTSSSGSSEQEEEDGGTYMDNSPWVFMPEPLFIKIFLQLRARDVLNAGQCCKRWYKLSKDDYIWRKYFRQEFNVDPSIQLKRGAESWRAEYRRLTNNVPMVMTDVLTFHSHQVLHVSFSHNGKMFATCSKDGFVIVWNSAYPTTIRDSYDMRKLSWKYTQFSQFNQSDTLLLVSGVHFGSPHSTSGEIAVFTVQNGFKLKCRVTNRPYDIFGTWFSDQHLLSGDLSWLAHLVSSSILWLNKANQEVDSEHTPVRSQMYKFYNRNASSIRAIMVANCPWLSDEAEVKKEGEKEKGTSDAEQKSSDDEPGTSSGDRRAGNPLSHYQLSQDVDSDEEQDEGVDDGQDPRAAEDVPYQLLVGDQVDYASPIQYLQEFRQEYEESYYESSDDCLEDDEDDGDDEELSEGEDDLENMCPKYLIFSTGSKTYTPHQIGFKRITSVNFPRRIDPGPSLRERIALRDRQRELQNEEPPTEPNWANYEAVAGRFDKVDKLIDLHGHIIGMGLSPDHRYLYVNSRPWPKNCVIRNPLDPPAIAQEIDIHVIDLMTLKKVGKMLRAHKAYTPNTECFFIFLDVCDNYVASGAEDMHAYLWDRYYGVCLAKYQHADVVNSVAFNPRDNEMLVTTSDDYEIRIWRSLSKAKKLGIPIVNRASEFRKQKSNRPPPPPQQQHQHCMRSFV encoded by the exons ATGGCGGAAATTGGCGATGATGTGCCGTTGGCCGATAGGATCCGCGGCAAGACCGTGCATCAGCGCGGTGCTCGCGAAAGTGTGGAGTCAAACAGTACGTCAAGCTCCGGTAGCAGCGAGCAGGAAGAAGAGGACGGGGGAACGTACATGGACAACAGTCCGTGGGTGTTTATGCCCGAGCCGCTGTTTATAAAAATCTTTCTTCAACTACGAGCGCGCGATGTCCTGAACGCTGGCCAATGCTGCAAACGTTGGTACAAACTGTCCAAAGATGATTACATCTGGCGAAAGTACTTCCGCCAGGAGTTTAACGTAGACCCATCGATCCAGTTGAAACGAG GTGCGGAAAGCTGGCGGGCCGAGTACCGACGCTTGACCAACAATGTGCCGATGGTAATGACGGATGTGCTGACCTTCCATTCACATCAAGTACTGCACGTTAGCTTTTCACACAATGGGAAAATGTTTGCCACTTGCTCCAAAGATGGGTTTGTAATC GTATGGAATTCAGCCTATCCAACGACGATACGGGATTCTTACGATATGCGCAAGCTAAGCTGGAAGTATACCCAGTTTTCACAGTTTAATCAAAGTGACACGCTGTTGCTTGTGTCCGGGGTCCATTTTGGCTCCCCGCATAGCACTTCCGGCGAGATTGCGGTGTTCACTGTACAAA ATGGGTTTAAGCTGAAATGCCGCGTAACGAATCGCCCCTACGACATATTTGGAACGTGGTTCAGTGATCAGCATTTGCTCTCGGGCGATCTGAGCTGGTTGGCACATTTGGTCAGCTCCTCAATACTGTGGCTGAACAAAGCGAACCAGGAGGTTGACTCAGAGCATACGCCAGTACGTAGCCAGATGTACAAATTCTACAATCGCAATGCTAGCTCCATACGTGCGATCATGGTCGCGAACTGTCCATGGTTAAGCGATGAAGCGGAAGTGAAAAAAGAAggcgaaaaagaaaagggcaCCAGTGATGCAGAGCAGAAATCATCGGACGACGAACCAGGAACCAGTAGTGGCGATCGTCGGGCCGGAAACCCTCTGTCACACTACCAGTTGAGCCAGGACGTCGACTCGGATGAGGAACAGGACGAAGGCGTTGATGATG GCCAGGATCCCAGGGCAGCAGAAGATGTGCCGTACCAGCTGCTCGTTGGCGACCAGGTCGATTACGCTAGCCCGATACAGTATCTGCAAGAATTTCGCCAGGAGTATGAGGAATCTTACTACGAATCCTCGGACGACTGTCtcgaggacgacgaggacgacggtGACGATGAGGAGCTGTCCGAAGGGGAGGACGATTTAGAAAACATGTGTCCAAAGTATCTGATATTTTCCACCGGCTCAAAGACGTACACACCGCATCAGATCGGGTTCAAGCGCATCACGAGCGTCAACTTTCCGCGACGTATCGATCCGGGTCCATCGCTGCGTGAACGCATAGCGCTGCGCGATCGTCAGCGTGAGTTACAG AATGAAGAGCCTCCGACGGAACCGAACTGGGCGAACTATGAGGCGGTGGCGGGACGATTCGACAAGGTCGACAAACTGATCGATCTGCACGGGCACATCATAGGGATGGGGCTGAGTCCGGACCACCGCTATCTGTACGTGAACAGCCGACCGTGGCCGAAGAACTGTGTGATTCGTAACCCGCTCGATCCGCCCGCGATCGCACAGGAGATCGATATACACGTGATAGACTTGATGACGCTGAAGAAGGTGGGCAAGATGCTGCGTGCCCACAAAGCCTATACACCCAATACGGAGTGTTTCTTCATCTTTCTGGACGTCTGTGATAATTATGTTGCCAG CGGTGCGGAAGACATGCATGCATACCTTTGGGATCGTTACTATGGCGTGTGTTTGGCCAAGTATCAGCACGCAGACGTAGTGAACAGCGTTGCCTTCAATCCGCGGGACAACGAGATGCTAGTGACTACCAGTGACGACTACGAAATAAGG ATTTGGCGATCGCtttcgaaagcaaaaaagctgggcATACCAATCGTTAACCGAGCGTCCGAGTTTCGTAAACAGAAAAGCAACcgaccaccgccgccaccacagcagcagcatcagcattgCATGCGATCGTTCGTTTAG
- the LOC121595777 gene encoding succinate--hydroxymethylglutarate CoA-transferase gives MLLKRLLPPVSVIINGIRRAHIATETGGKQFPLEGIRILDLTRIVAGPYCTMVLGDLGAEVYKIERPYEGDESRKWGPPFMRNSTDSVYFMAANRNKKSVCVNLKTGREVIYELAKKCDVFVENYVPGKLDSLGLGYERLKSIAPSLVYCSITGFGSEGPYKPKPGYDVIAASMGGLLHITGSEDGPPAKVGIAITDIATGLYAHGAILAALLQRHRTGRGQKIDVNLFSTQVACLINVASNYLNAGKEAKRWGTAHESIVPYEAFETKTGYITLGCGSDAQFVSLCRLLGVAELAQDERFASNRTRVSHRKELIAFLSDILKSKSSSDWMRIFEGASFPVGPINSMKEVFEDRHLQAIGMVKTLPHPLAGEVKLVGPPVVYGEAKNEITSVPPQLGQHTDEVLRGLLGYGDSELQRLRNEKIIQ, from the coding sequence ATGTTGCTAAAGCGCTTACTGCCACCTGTTTCCGTGATCATCAATGGCATCCGGCGTGCACACATTGCCACTGAGACGGGgggaaaacaatttcctcTGGAAGGAATCCGCATCCTTGATCTAACGCGCATCGTTGCCGGGCCGTATTGTACCATGGTGCTTGGCGATCTCGGTGCGGAAGTGTACAAGATCGAGCGACCATATGAGGGTGACGAATCGCGCAAATGGGGCCCACCGTTCATGCGCAACTCGACCGACTCCGTGTACTTCATGGCGGCGAATAGGAACAAGAAGAGTGTTTGCGTGAACTTGAAGACGGGTCGAGAGGTGATCTACGAGCTGGCCAAGAAGTGCGACGTCTTTGTAGAGAACTATGTGCCCGGGAAGCTGGACTCGCTAGGGCTGGGCTACGAAAGGCTCAAATCGATCGCTCCATCGCTTGTGTACTGTTCCATTACAGGTTTCGGGTCGGAGGGCCCGTACAAGCCAAAACCAGGCTACGACGTTATCGCCGCATCCATGGGTGGACTGCTACACATTACCGGAAGCGAGGACGGACCACCGGCCAAGGTTGGCATAGCGATCACGGACATTGCCACGGGACTGTATGCACACGGTGCAATACTAGCCGCGCTATTGCAGCGGCATCGAACCGGTCGGGGACAAAAGATTGACGTAAATCTGTTTTCCACGCAGGTTGCATGTTTGATAAACGTTGCCAGCAACTATCTCAACGCCGGCAAGGAGGCGAAACGCTGGGGAACGGCACACGAAAGCATTGTTCCATATGAGGCGTTCGAAACAAAAACGGGTTACATTACGCTTGGCTGTGGAAGTGATGCGCAGTTTGTGTCGCTCTGCCGTTTGCTAGGCGTGGCAGAGTTAGCTCAGGATGAACGTTTCGCTAGCAACCGGACGCGCGTCTCACACCGGAAGGAACTGATTGCGTTCCTTTCGGACATTCTGAAAAGCAAATCGTCATCGGATTGGATGCGCATTTTTGAAGGCGCATCATTTCCCGTCGGTCCAATAAATAGCATGAAAGAGGTTTTTGAGGATCGCCATTTGCAGGCCATTGGAATGGTTAAGACGCTTCCGCATCCGTTAGCGGGAGAAGTAAAGCTTGTTGGCCCACCGGTAGTGTATGGGGAAGCGAAGAATGAAATTACTTCCGTTCCACCACAGCTGGGGCAGCATACAGATGAGGTCTTGCGAGGCTTACTAGGCTACGGAGATTCCGAATTGCAACGTTTGCGAAacgagaaaataatacaataa
- the LOC121595779 gene encoding zinc finger CCCH domain-containing protein 11A-like: protein MELPRNLHDCYFFYYSTCKKGTNCEYRHEPAALGHEKTCKLWAEGKCYNRTCTMRHMKIEKPRSATPCFWEDQPGGCRKPHCVFQHKIPKPAQPTTSNVGVPVQPAAAAAAANAAAAHLMHSTSAAVVLDYNYATLLPRII from the coding sequence ATGGAGCTTCCGAGGAACCTGCACGATTGCTACTTCTTTTACTATTCGACATGTAAAAAGGGGACAAACTGCGAGTACCGCCATGAGCCAGCGGCACTTGGGCATGAGAAGACCTGCAAGCTGTGGGCAGAGGGCAAATGCTACAACCGCACCTGCACGATGCGCCACATGAAGATCGAAAAGCCGCGCTCGGCCACGCCGTGCTTCTGGGAGGATCAGCCGGGCGGATGCCGCAAGCCGCATTGTGTGTTCCAGCACAAGATACCGAAGCCCGCGCAGCCGACGACGAGCAATGTGGGCGTTCCGGTGCAGCCGGCAGCTGCGGCCGCCGCAGCCAACGCAGCAGCCGCCCATCTTATGCACTCGACTTCGGCCGCAGTCGTCCTGGACTATAACTATGCAACCTTGCTGCCGAGAATCATCTAA
- the LOC121596122 gene encoding tribbles homolog 2-like, giving the protein MNTHNTTTVNVAPSAPVVHINELLPLLHKPDEQVGGSVGFTPLVANVVGSDGAAILTGASSVPDSVSEPVRVDPDPGVGSTGASDVNVSLVANSNLAILNRLLSAHMGASGQGSEQGRISGGSGSSSSNGGSSNSSHKKCPYHRQCSSHQHLHRHLQHQQQAASGSSFAPAFCRYRNDGSSSSSSSSSSNSSSCSSGSGNASAISYPVRDAISTNVSPPPVNAVILVDRYLLMEPVEGNNLYRCYDIKSHEELVCKIANNPCSNLLTAHFRLDGHRHVNSLHKVIQGNNQTYLLYSPSEGDLHSYVRVRKRLREPEARRLCRQMCEVVKSCHEQGIVLRDLKLRKFVFADRERTQLKLESLEDAVVLDDPAEDLLQDKRGCPAYVSPEILRVNTTYSGKAADMWSLGVILYTMLVGRYPFNDSEHASLFAKISRGQFTVPECLSSKARCMIRALLRRDPEERIASEDVLHHPWLLHDDSKDHAYGGLHSSSRSSSSGTAFDDHCVPEWYDPTDESDIGGGSSSSSSSRMHYSFATGDAFDN; this is encoded by the exons ATGAATACACATAATACGACCACGGTTAACGTCGCACCATCGGCCCCGGTGGTGCACATCAATGAGCTACTACCCCTTCTGCACAAACCGGATGAGCAGGTGGGTGGATCTGTTGGATTCACCCCCTTGGTGGCAAATGTGGTCGGTTCCGATGGAGCAGCAATTTTAACTGGTGCTTCCAGCGTACCAGATTCGGTTTCCGAGCCAGTTCGTGTGGATCCTGATCCGGGCGTTGGTTCAACCGGTGCATCAGATGTGAATGTGTCCCTTGTAGCCAACTCCAACTTGGCCATATTGAATCGTCTGCTCTCCGCTCATATGGGAGCGAGCGGACAGGGCAGCGAGCAGGGGCGGATTAGCGGTGGCAGTGGGTCCTCCAGCAGCAACGGCGGCAGTTCAAATTCCAGCCACAAAAAGTGTCCCTACCATCGCCAATGTTCGAGCCATCAACATCTGCATCGGCATctgcaacatcagcagcaggcgGCTTCCGGAAGTTCGTTTGCTCCCGCTTTTTGCCGGTATCGTAATGATGGCTCGAGCtcgtcgagcagcagcagcagcagcaatagcagTAGCTGTAGCAGCGGCAGTGGCAATGCTTCGGCAATTTCGTACCCGGTCCGAGATGCCATCTCGACGAACGTTTCGCCGCCGCCGGTAAATGCGGTTATACTTGTCGATCGGTACCTGCTGATGGAGCCGGTCGAAGGAAACAATCTGTACCGGTGTTACGATATAAAGTCGCACGAAGAGCTCGTCTGCAAG ATTGCAAATAATCCGTGTTCCAACCTGCTAACGGCACATTTCCGCCTGGATGGTCATCGACACGTAAACTCGCTGCACAAGGTCATCCAAGGGAATAATCAAACTTATCTGCTGTACAGTCCGTCCGAG GGTGATCTACATTCTTACGTACGCGTGCGTAAGCGGCTTCGCGAACCGGAAGCACGGCGACTATGTCGTCAAATGTGCGAAGTAGTCAAAAGCTGTCATGAGCAGGGCATTGTCTTGCGAGATCTCAAGTTGCGGAAGTTTGTATTTGCTGACCGTGAAAG GACGCAATTAAAGCTGGAATCACTGGAAGATGCCGTCGTACTGGACGATCCGGCCGAGGATTTGTTGCAGGATAAACGTGGCTGTCCCGCCTACGTGTCGCCGGAAATCCTGCGCGTCAATACCACGTACTCTGGCAAGGCGGCCGATATGTGGTCACTAGGCGTTATACTGTATACGATGCTGGTCGGCAG ATATCCATTTAACGATTCTGAGCATGCATCACTGTTTGCCAAAATTAGCCGCGGACAGTTTACTGTCCCAGAGTGCCTCTCGTCGAAGGCACGCTGCATGATACGTGCACTGCTCCGAAGGGATCCGGAGGAGCGCATCGCATCAGAGGACGTGCTTCATCATCCATGGTTGCTGCACGATGATAGCAAGGACCACGCATATGGTGGCTTGCACTCCAGCAGCCGTTCCAGCAGTAGTGGCACTGCTTTTGACGATCACTGCGTTCCGGAGTGGTACGATCCAACGGACGAGAGCGACATTGGTGGTGGCAGTTCGTCGTCTTCATCTTCACGGATGCACTATTCGTTCGCTACGGGGGACGCCTTCGACAACTAG
- the LOC121595776 gene encoding NADH dehydrogenase [ubiquinone] flavoprotein 1, mitochondrial, whose translation MANALVRINCMPKQQLVALVPAALRNSAVVVASSNNKQQVRLQSAQASAPPPQTKTKFGPLADQDRIFTNLYGRHDWRLKGALKRGDWYKTKEILLKGTDWILNEMKVSGLRGRGGAGFPTGMKWSFMNKPSDGRPKYLVVNADEGEPGTCKDREIMRHDPHKLIEGCLIAGRAMGARAAYIYIRGEFYNEASNMQLAIAEAYQAGLIGKNACGSGYDFDVFMHRGAGAYICGEETALIESLEGKQGKPRLKPPFPADVGVFGCPTTVSNVETVAVAPTICRRGGTWFASFGRTRNSGTKLFNISGHVNTPCTVEEEMSIPLKELIERHAGGIRGGWDNLLGIIPGGSSTPVIPKSVCEDVLMDFDGLVQAQTSLGTAAIIVMDKSTDIIKAISRLIMFYKHESCGQCTPCREGIAWMNKIMHRFVTGNARPAEIDMLWEISKQIEGHTICALGDGAAWPVQGLIRHFRPEIESRMKQYEQKQAAGKN comes from the exons atgGCAAACGCACTAGTGCGTATTAATTGCATGCCAAAGCAGCAATTGG TGGCCCTTGTTCCGGCTGCCCTACGCAATTCGGCTGTTGTTgtggccagcagcaacaacaagcaGCAAGTTCGTCTGCAGTCGGCTCAAGCAtccgcaccaccaccgcaaACGAAGACCAAGTTCGGTCCATTGGCCGACCAGGACCGTATTTTCACCAATCTGTACGGTCGGCATGATTGGCGCTTGAAGGGCGCTCTCAAGCGCGGAGATTGGTACAAGACGAAGGAGATCCTGCTGAAGGGCACGGACTGGATTTTGA ATGAAATGAAAGTATCGGGCTTGCGTGGACGTGGAGGTGCCGGTTTCCCAACTGGCATGAAATGGTCGTTCATGAACAAACCATCCGATGGCCGTCCGAAGTATTTGGTGGTGAATGCTGACGAGGGTGAACCGGGCACTTGCAAGGACCGGGAGATCATGCGCCACGATCCGCACAAGCTGATCGAAGGTTGCCTGATCGCAGGTCGTGCAATGGGCGCACGCGCCGCTTACATTTATATTCGAGGTGAATTTTACAACGAAGCTTCCAACATGCAGTTGGCCATCGCTGAAGCTTACCAAGCCGGCTTGATTGGAAAGAACGCTTGTGGTTCTGGTTACGACTTCGATGTGTTCATGCATCGCGGTGCAGGAGCATACATTTGTGGCGAGGAAACGGCGCTGATTGAATCCCTTGAGGGAAAGCAGGGAAAGCCGCGTCTAAAGCCCCCATTCCCGGCTGACGTCGGTGTGTTCGGTTGTCCGACGACGGTCTCGAACGTGGAAACCGTGGCTGTCGCTCCGACCATTTGTCGCCGTGGTGGCACTTGGTTTGCCAGCTTCGGACGCACCCGTAACTCTGGTACTAAGCTGTTCAATATCTCCGGCCACGTTAACACTCCGTGCACGGTCGAAGAAGAGATGTCGATTCCGCTGAAGGAGCTTATCGAGCGCCACGCGGGTGGCATTCGCGGAGGATGGGACAATCTGCTGGGAATCATCCCTGGTGGCTCTTCGACGCCGGTCATTCCGAAATCGGTGTGCGAGGACGTGCTGATGGACTTTGACGGTTTGGTACAGGCGCAGACCTCTCTGGGAACGGCGGCCATCATCGTGATGGATAAGTCGACCGACATCATCAAGGCCATCTCGCGGCTGATCATGTTCTACAAGCACGAAAGCTGTGGCCAATGCACGCCGTGCCGTGAGGGAATCGCGTGGATGAACAAGATTATGCATCGTTTCGTAACCGGTAACGCTCGTCCGGCGGAGATCGATATGTTGTGGGAAATTTCCAAACAGATCGAAGGGCACACCATTTGTGCGTTGGGCGATGGTGCCGCTTGGCCAGTGCAGG GCCTTATCCGACACTTCCGCCCGGAAATTGAGTCCAGGATGAAGCAGTACGAGCAAAAGCAAGCCGCCGGTAAGAATTAG